CACAGAAGCTTCAGACGCGTCTAACCAAAACTCTTGCACTTTTCTTATATTATCTGTATTTTTCTTGATAatcaagtaataataattcaaaataaaactgattttaatattgatGGAAAAATGGATGGACATCGCCTTAGTCATGTGAGTGTGTCACCGAAGTATTTATTGTAATGTTAAATAGTTTGTAAATTTTGAGATAACCTTTATGTACCCACATCTCTTTCCAATAACATATTTAAGTGAAGTGTTAATTCAtcagtaagtaaaaaaaaaaattatttaattaaaataaaagttctgaaaaacataattgaaattatgacaaaaattttgaatttcgaaaatatatattttttttttttatttgacatttattaaaaagacttccttattctatattttttctttatgataattattattttagttccTTTTAATTGTTTGGATTTGGTTTTAATCAATGTATAATAGGTTTTCTTCAAAGGAAAAGCTTAATTTTCTCTGTATTTACTTTGATAAAGACATAAAATGATTCTATAcgtaattatgtttaaatttttgaatactcttcataattataaaataagagtcattatacataatacagaattttagtatattttatttaggttaaaaatatttatgcaaattattgtaatttgttaatataactttgtttttgtaaagTATATGATTACAAATCGTTCTACTGTACTGACATAAACAGACTATTTGATTACTTATTTTTACTGTGATTTACGTAatcataaactataaaattaagcgagaaattaaaaaaaaaaaaacctatttttgaagtaaaacctctttacgcacgcttgacttggggagtaacctggtaaatgcgtgacaagggcgttacaaaaagtgtgatcgggtgaggcgaacggagcaagagagagagatgcGAGCACACGTTTTTCCTCTCTTTCTCTcttagccagttacgtttcgtatatcttaGACACAGTGCTggtctattgtgcagaagtttgactacggtcgtgtggtctaaagcacactcgttatttttttataaatacgaaaaaaagaattttattacgatacaatttaaaaaaaatctgtttattgAACAATTAATACCACATTGTGCTTAGACACAAAtgaatttacattaataataataatatttttttatatttttcaaagatatttgtttctttttttgtaaacatatttaaaagtataataatatgttaaaatattaaaaataatagcaataataataatataactcgttattgtacaccaaaataaggaacataacaagaaaaaaaggaaataaatacaaaaggcggccttatcgctaaagagcgaccTCTTCCGGGCAACGTTACGGTAGATAAAATGGTATATTAATagtgtaggtgtacagtttttAGATCcataaataagtacaaatatttattttttataccactaggtcggcaCTATACTAAGCACGTCGGtcactgtagcttatagacgcctgcaacaccagaagcatcgtaagcgctttgccgaccctatccccaatctctCCCAGGAGCTACTGCTTTTGTTAGTCTGATTTatagtacgcttcagcctgtaatatcccactactgggcataggcctctttccccatgtaggagaaggatcagagcttaatccaccacgctgctccaatgcgggttggcggatatattccctactatgagtaacgatcgctatcaggtgtacatgataacaaccgagaccgacggcttaacgtgctctccgaggcacggtggggagacccacaaggactgcacaaacacccagaccacggcaaacacctgtatggccaatacaaatgtttgtcgtgtgcggggatcgaacccgcaaccgccagcacaacaggtacaatccatggctgtaaccgttgcgccaacgcggcgtcgcgtGATTTATAGtaaatagcttaaaaatattatgtattatacgTGATGTTTTAATGCCTCACTGTTATAAACACCTTCCTTCCCCTACTcagagaaagaggtctatgcccagcagaatGTTGCAAGCTGAATCGAAACATATCGTATCGTTATAACCAAGCGTACGTGAATATAACCGTTTTGATGTCTGcttgaataaaatatgtttatagatCATGACTGGCATGGTATACAGGTGTTGTACgttattttcttacatttcaGAGACGATGTCGGCGAAGGATCCTGATGGTATAACGATTCCGTCTGTCTTCGTCAGCGAACTCGCTGGAGAGATCCTCGGCGAGGagtacatatatactaatcggtaatttttacatgtatttatatcgaccacttttatttacatgatatCGATAACAatgacgtagcgagcttaactcgcccTGGCcccaatattatatattaaaaagccgaccgatggtgggataaccattcaaccgctggctttgaaatacaggccgaagacgggtagcagcgtcttcggcgcaaTAAAGCCAGTCttcggtcaccaatccgcctgcccagcgtgttgactatgagcaacacacatgagttcacgtcattttttggcgctaacttgtggaagtctgtgtccagcagtggactgcgataagctgaagtgatgatgatgatgaatcacGTTGTTGAACAAACCTGTTACAGTTACTATATAATGGTGAACGGAGACCTGCCGTTCAACATCAACACGCACCTGCTGCTGCCGTTCGCCATCGTCGTGGTGCTCTGTCTCATTGTGATACTTATATTTATGGTAAGAAACCTTAATTTTGAGAATTGTTAGAAACGTTTACAACTTACAAGTGCCTCCTATTTGACTGATTTTTCGTATATAGCTTAAAAATTGTATGTTCTTTATCAATTACAGAtagtaaaatgtataaaagatcGCAGACGAGCTCGACGGCATCGGCTGCCGAACAGGGCGTTGAAGAAGATACCTACGTGCAAGTTCAGCAAGGGAGACCCCTACGACACGTGCGCCATCTGCCTCGACGATTACCAGGAGGGCGAGCGCCTCAGGGTGCTGCCCTGCGCGCACGGTAAGATACCTCCGCGTGTCCCTCGCAGCTAGCTGTACTGCGACCCGCCGTCCCCCGCGCGTGTCCCTCGCAGCTAGCTGTACTGCGACCCGCGCGCCCCGCCCGCAGTCCCCCTCGCGTGTCCCTCTCAGCTAGCTGTACTGGCGACCCAGGCGCCCCGCCCGCAGTCCCCCTCGCGTGTCCCTCTCAGCTAGCTGTACTGGCGACCCGCGCGCCCCGCCCGCAGTCCCCCTCGCGTGTCCCTCTCAGCTAGCTGTACTGGCGACCCAGGCGCCCCGCCCGCAGTCCCCCTCGCGTGTCCCTCTCAGCTAGCTGTACTGGCGACCCAGGCGCCCCGCCCGCAATCCCCCTCGCGTGTCCCTCTCAGCTAGCTGTACTGCGACCCGCGGTCCCCCGCGCGTGTCCCTCGCAGCTAGCTGTACTGGCGACCCGCGCGCCCCGCCCGCAGTCCCCCTCGCGTGTCCCTCGCAGCTAGCTGTACTGGCGACCCAGGCGCCCCGCCCGCAGTCCCCCTCGCGTGTCCCTCGCAGCTAGCTGTACTGGCGACCCAGGCGCCCCGCCCGCAGTCCCCCTCGCGTGTCCCTCTCAGCTAGCTGTACTGCGACCCGCGGTCCCCCGCGCGTGTCCCTCGCAGCTAGCTGTACTGCGACCCGCGCGCCCCGCCCGCAGTCCCCCTCGCGTGTCCCTCGCAGCTAGCTGTACTGGCGACCCAGGCGCCCCGCCCGCAGTCCCCCTCGCGTGTCCCTCGCAGCTAGCTGTACTGCGACCCGCGCGCCCCGCCCGCAGTCCCCCTCGCGTGTCCCTCTCAGCTAGCTGTACTGGCGACCCAGGCGCCCCGCCCGCAGTCCCCCTCGCGTGTCCCTCTCAGCTAGCTGTACTGGCGACCCAGGCGCCCCGCCCGCAATCCCCCTCGCGTGTCCCTCTCAGCTAGCTGTACTGCGACCCGCGGTCCCCCGCGCGTGTCCCTCGCAGCTAGCTGTACTGGTGACCCGCGCGCCCCGCCCGCAGTCCCCCTCGCGTGTCCCTCGCAGCTAGCTGTACTGGCGACCCAGGCGCCCCGCCCGCAGTCCCCCTCGCGTGTCCCTCGCAGCTAGCTGTACTGCGACCCGCGCGCCCCACCCTTGGTCCCCCAGCGCGCGTCCCTCGCAGCTAACTGTACTCGCGACCCGCGTGTCCCCACTGCCCCCGCTGCCATGCTGTCGCTGTACCGCGCCGTTGTCCGCAGCGTACCACGCCAAGTGCATCGACCCGTGGCTGACGCGCAACCGGCGCGTGTGCCCCGTGTGCAAGCGGCGCGTGCTGGCGGCGGGCGAGCGCGCGCCGCACGACTCCGACTCCGAGAGCGAGCCGCTCATCGCGGACGCGCCGCGCACGCAGGTACCGTACCCTACCGCTCTGCTGTCTCGTTGTCTGTACTACAGCTACGACGATATGCCGTTATTGGTAGGTCGGGGAAAGGTCTactcgtattttctagtaaaaagttgcaaaaAAATCTTGTTCTATTGCTTGTGACTGGATTGTCTTGATATGACGAAAagatgacattttaaaaatgaaattaaaaagtaataaacggTTTCTCTccactttttatttgtttttttttttgtccccTAAAATGGATGAATCCAGGGAAAATATTTGctacattttaaaagttttgcGCGAGAAAAATTTCTTACATTTATGGACCTAATGCAGTGTCAGTGAGAGTAGCACAAAATTGATTCAAACGTTTTCAGTCAAGAAATTTTGATGTCAATGATGCCTTTTGCTCTGGTTGCTCAGTCTTTTATCCGAAACGTGacgaaatttttgaaaaagtgaaGCTAAATCGATATTTGAGTAGTTAGGATATTACTGAagatctgagaattggccaTAAAACAGTTATGACCCATTTGAAAAATGCTCGATATATCGGTGCCACATAAACTCTCTGAATGAAACCTAATGGACCGTGTACTCATTGGCGATACTCTCTTAAGACGTATTGATATTGAACCATTTTTATAAAGATTGATCGCTGGTGACGAAAAAATCACCGATCacctacaatataatataagaatGTAGGAAAGAGATCGTAATAAAGGTCGGTCAAACTGCACAGATGGGCGACAGCGAAACCAGGGTCGAAACGCAATAACGTGATGTTGAACGTATGATGAGATTGGAAGGGCATCATTATGAGCTTTCAACGCCGGCCAAAACTATCGATTCGAATCTACTGTCAACAGCTGATGAGACTTAAGCAAAAATTGAGAATAAGCGGTCAGAATTGATTAACAAAAAAGGTGTGGTCTTTCATCACGACAACGCCTGACCACATACCTTTTTAACCACTCAACAAAATTTGAGAGGCTGGGAAGTCTTAATGCATCCACCATATTGCCCGACTTGGACCCTCAGATAATTATGAGATGTTTCGGTCTCTTCAAAATTCTTTAGATCatgtaaagttaacatcaagacagaactgtcaaaactacttgtcGCGGCTTTTTAATAAGAAGACATCTACTCTAATACTGGCAATTCCGCAAGGGTGCTAAAGCCAAAGAAAGAGGAGAAGAATAAGAAGTCCCAAAATTTGTACAACAATGGAATCCTGTCACTACCTAGGAGATGGcggcaagttatcgaacaatagggtacatacatatatactatagttattgtgaaatatttttggTAAAATCTTACTTTGAATTactataaaatacgaagaaacttgTTCCCCGACTTATAATATGTTTAGAGTTATTGATTTTGGTAGGAAATATTTTGAAATGGGCAATTTTTTTATACGGTTTGTGTGTccttattataaatgtaaaaaaaattatgactcAATTCTTATTGAAAGcgaataatattgatattaatgTCATTCATCATAGGTTTTATTACTGATACAATCCCaacacttaaattaaatttcatattttaccgGTGTGCGGCATAAATCAACAATGATTTTTGTCACACCGTTAAATGATaatgtttttagtaaaaaaaaattgtattttaaataaataaaatgtatatttcagGGTGGTACTTTCGAGGAACAGCGAGAGAACCCATTCGTGAGAGCGGCGCGGTATATATCTAGACTGCGCAGTCGCAGTCAGAGAGGGGAGGGTGATGCAGAGGTAAATACTCGGAcactacaatttaaaaatatatatgtatatgtagtcaaatttgtctaaaattattctttttttttaggtaGCTCAACCTTCAGAAGAAAATGAACAAAATTCCAACGAAGAACCGTAAGCATTGATTTACTTGTTTgattatagaatttttttaatgttaatacttGGAAAAGAGTTAGTCAAATGATatatatgcttcagcctgtaataccccactgctgggcatagcccacttttccccatgtaggaaaaagatcagagcttaatccaccacgctgctccaatgcgggtcgacagatatattccctaatatgagtaacgatcactacgggtgtacataataacaaccgggatcgacggcttaacgtgctccccgaggcacggtggcgagacccacaaggactgcacagacactcagttcgcctcgcccgatcacacttttcatgaCGCTCTCGACacatattcaccagcttactccccaagtcaagcgtgcgtaaagaagttttacttcaaataaaatcttttcttttttttattctttttttaaattaagatttcATTAAGAGTATGAACACTATTGTATAACTTCCAGTGGTCCCGCACTCTGCAAAGCCTGTTTCACACCAAATAATCCATTATGCATGGAACTGCAAACACTaacccccccttccccccaggGTGTCAGAAAGCCACGAGTCCGCCCCTCTGATCCGCTCGGAGCCGGAGGGCCGGCGACGcggccgccgcccgcgccgcgcccgctcCGCCCCCCGTGGGCCCGCCCACTCCACGCCCACGGCCGCCCAAACTGCGCCCACGCCCGCCCCGCACCACTCCATCAACTCGCAGGCCGACAGCGACTCGCCAGCGCTGCAGGAACACGGGGAGATCGGTGAGCGAATACGTCTATTTAAACATTTGACATAGATTTGTGATTGActgttgtatttataataatagaaaaatataagccttttatttcagacacttaaaattattttcttatagcctttttttaaaattactctttaaataaataacaaaggcTGACCGCACTTGAGAAAAAAATAGATCAAAATACTTAGCTTAACAGAAGTCAAAAGCATGTTACGTTACTTCCAATAGTGAGAATTGTGCAATTATTGTACGACAGCTAAACAGACGATATTATATTTGTACTTCTGACCCTAATTTcatttctaaaattatcagATAATTAGCAAGCAATCCGTTATTAATATGACCTcttgacaattattttttttctttttgtttaattttattatctgtaatgaaaatatttgttgcAGGCGTTGCCGCGCTTCCTGCGCCCGCCCCTCCCGCGGGCCCCACACACATCAatttatgaatgtattataaatgattgtaaattgactaAGGAAAGTTACAGACTCACTTATTTTTATCGCGAATGTATTATTTACTAACaaaacgaaaatatatataaaatcgactttgtaatttcataatttcCAATAAGTTTCGATATGACGCCTGAAAATGAGCTAAGTATATAGAAGAAAAATATGGGTTCGAAATACCCTAATATGAAACGATGTaacgatataaaaattaatatattaaaagaaatttattcTAGAAATTGTATATAGGATAAAATCGGTTTTTATACAGAATAGACGATCATAGATTATGTGTTGCGTTAAATAACcacggtcttatatacaggtcaTGGAACTAAACCCAATTTCAATGGTGAAAGATTAGTGCGATAATGTAATAACTTATCGTTCGCGTCAATGCCGCTGTACGTCACTGCTATTGTTGTGTGCTGTGCACGCCGGTTGAGTGAATCTTCATCgtaattgtattatatgtatattgggtgacgttttattgtaattggtcatttttaaacataaatgcGTTACGTGTGATAGAAAGCACACCCAGCGATcgtcatgcctctggcggcTGTAAACCATTAAGCCGACATAGCATGACTTGTGTATAAGACCATGCCTAAGACTAAAATGGACTGGATGGAATATGCCTTGGATTGCAGTTCGGTAACAATAAATAGAGCAGGACTTCTTTTTcgacttatatatatttcttttgtcaCATATCTACCAGCCATTACCAATTATTGCAAACATAGAAACAAAGGAGGTACAAAGACGATTTGATAAACTATATAAAtctgacaaaataaaaattgtaggtATATTTTGACTGTACCCAAGTAaaaatcgacaccaacaatttatactacgccaactcgaattttagATAAGTTGGTTTTCTAATGTGAACtagataaaatgtgtttttatatgtactaaaaaaaatatgaaattgcaatgaataaattaactattaaaatttcaaataagtttcttaattactataaaaggtatcacgttttttccttttataagccttaaagtttagttttatgagttagcttagtataaattgttggcgTCGAAATGATATTACATTTACAAtctgattttttaataataactgtaATCGTATTACTGAAGGAAGAAGAAAGAGAAATTATATtgggtaaaaataaatttctaagtgATGGACGGTTTCGAATAGAATTTAATGTAGACCTCCGCTTAGAATTAGACCACCGTAAATAATTAACGCGATAAATCTTAAGTATTTTGTCAAACTGTAggagttaataaaatataaggtagaaataaaagaaaaacgtaaaattttcgtactgaaatttaagttttttatttcgttagTAACAGCTCATCTTGACAGAATTGAGagaaaaaattactattaaattgttaaaagaAACTTATTTAAACCGTTAAAGTTATCGAGTAACAAACTTTGTAATTGATAtttgaaaatgtatttaaaaaaagtgtatgtcaTCTCCGACGCACTACTGGAGTTtgctccttcagatcgactgtctaagtaggcacaaaaaaggctaactagtctaagaaaaagcttaataccatatcaaatggtaaataaacgaatcaaaaaacgccatctatcgaataCCTATTGATCTATGACGTTAAATAACGACATCTATCGGTTCCGTTACGAGATCATTCGTTCACTAGATTTTACTcgtcacatttttttcataccgggcgGGGATAGATATGCCGGATATACGGGCCCTTGATAAAATTCGCTTCTTAGTAGACTGCAAAAACTAAtcatttaattgttaaaatgaaatatacaattttatttgtagaaaCAACAGCAATTGTTTAACACTTGGATTTTCTTGAATATAAATATgtcaagaattttatttatattttttgggaTGAAACGAGATTCAGGTCATCAAACTTTCCATCATCCTTAAAATAATTCAGTTCACGATCAAACAACTCATCTTGTAATTTCTGAACCCTGAACGCGATTTACTGTGTGTGAGGAggaaacttcaaaaatatttgtaatataaaatgattGTGTAATTTACTTTAGATATGTAGGATACTGTACATGAATATAGATTAAACTAGTTTTTACAAATATGCAGGACTTTTATTAGACTTGGAGCTTTGATGATGAcggtataaaaatttaaaaataaagttttataagaattaatataggtacattaaaTTGAATATACCTTAATTATGCGAAAACTATTTGATTAGACGCTAAAAACTAAGAAATGTGCATCTTTTCGTTTGTTTTTCCTGCTTTCTTatgcatacattaaaaaaaaattccttcattatttattttaactggcTCCAGGTTAAAATGCataggtatgtatatattttcgaATTGTAGAttaagttttttcttttctttaattcagccataagttttatttacttcATTAGTCTATAACTACCAATATCCAACTTATAATCATGAAACAaatgtaagatattttttttcattcacaAAAAAGCGTACAttgaaagataaaataaaaaacaaagtgtAACACAACTAGTATTAATggttatttttttgtctattatttgtgatataaaattggcaagatttaatattaacaaatgtaacatttttaaaatcttcgTTAGAAATGGTTTGGTTTAAAACTCCTTAATAGGTATATAATGATCTATTACGTGGCATTTGTCGCATACTATTGGATAAAACCAAAGAATAAAATCGTTTCAAGCGAAATATCGTATTATTTACCTTTAGACCTTATTTTGTGTCATTCTACTAATATTTACTGTTAAACCACTgttaaaacaaatcaaataaaaactattttaggaaaatatatattattgtttcacttgtaaatttagtttaaatgtggatgcattcagcctgtatcatcgcGGAGATGTACCTATCCTACTATATTATGAGtaggtaacgatcgctatcaggtgtttatgataaacGGGGCCAACGGctgaacgtgctctccaaggcacgatgGGTATACCCACAAGAACAGAAATCatcatccaaaccggaaaggagtacttgtacaaatacaaatatccatcccaagcagGATTCGAACCTGTAagtactaaattaattttattccatatatccattattactatttgtaaaaacttgtaattggccgtaacttaattattgtttttttttttataggtat
This is a stretch of genomic DNA from Melitaea cinxia chromosome 2, ilMelCinx1.1, whole genome shotgun sequence. It encodes these proteins:
- the LOC123667131 gene encoding E3 ubiquitin-protein ligase RNF13; the encoded protein is MLRTLHTCLLGFLGLLTTVHGNIIVYTEDLPHIITEEFRDMPASFGPELPPDGLRGFLVVGEPEDGCSPLVKPPVNTDNFTGKWIVLVARYNCSFEVKVRNAQAAGFDCAIVHNVNSSELETMSAKDPDGITIPSVFVSELAGEILGEEYIYTNRYYIMVNGDLPFNINTHLLLPFAIVVVLCLIVILIFMIVKCIKDRRRARRHRLPNRALKKIPTCKFSKGDPYDTCAICLDDYQEGERLRVLPCAHAYHAKCIDPWLTRNRRVCPVCKRRVLAAGERAPHDSDSESEPLIADAPRTQGGTFEEQRENPFVRAARYISRLRSRSQRGEGDAEVAQPSEENEQNSNEEPVSESHESAPLIRSEPEGRRRGR